Proteins encoded together in one Drosophila albomicans strain 15112-1751.03 chromosome 2R, ASM965048v2, whole genome shotgun sequence window:
- the LOC117575636 gene encoding GTP-binding protein Di-Ras2: MTEQKNQVTRAAPEQSNDYRVVVFGAGGVGKSSLVLRFIKGTFRESYIPTIEDTYRQVISCNKNICTLQITDTTGSHQFPAMQRLSISKGHAFILVYSVCSKQSLEELRPIWALIKELKGDVNSIPVMLVGNKCDESTELREVSQIEGQAQATTWSISFMETSAKTNHNVTELFQELLNMEKTRTVSLQLDTKKQKKQKKEKKCKETNGAIPENGEAGASGAGGVKEKCGVM, translated from the exons ATGACGGAGCAAAAGAATCAAGTGACACGTGCGGCGCCCGAACAGAGCAACGACTATCGAGTGGTGGTCTTTGGTGCCGGTGGCGTTGGCAAAAGTTCCCTTGTGCTGCGCTTCATCAAGGGCACATTCCGCGAGAGCTATATACCCACCATCGAGGACACTTACCGACAG GTGATCAGCTGCAATAAGAACATTTGCACATTGCAAATTACGGATACGACGGGTTCACATCAGTTCCCGGCCATGCAGCGTTTATCCATCTCCAAGGGTCACGCCTTCATTCTCGTCTATTCGGTGTGCTCCAAACAGAGTCTCGAGGAATTGCGACCCATTTGGGCGCTAATCAAAGAGCTGAAG GGTGATGTGAACTCGATACCCGTGATGCTGGTGGGCAATAAATGCGATGAGAGCACCGAGCTGCGGGAGGTGTCGCAAATTGAGGGGCAAGCGCAGGCCACCACTTGGAGCATATCATTCATGGAGACGTCGGCCAAGACCAATCACAATGTCACCGAGCTGTTTCAGGAGCTGCTCAACATGGAGAAGACGCGCACCGTCTCGCTGCAGTTGGAtacgaaaaagcaaaagaagcaGAAAAAGGAGAAGAAATGCAAGGAGACAAATGGTGCCATACCGGAGAATGGAGAGGCGGGCGCCAGTGGAGCTGGTGGCGTCAAGGAGAAGTGCGGCgttatgtaa
- the LOC117574347 gene encoding metallothionein-1, protein MPCPCGSGCKCASETNKGSCNCGTDCKCGGENKKSCGCASK, encoded by the exons atgcCTTGCCCATGCGGAAGTG GTTGCAAATGCGCCTCTGAGACCAACAAGGGTTCCTGCAACTGCGGAACTGACTGCAAGTGCGGTGGCGAGAACAAGAAGTCGTGCGGTTGCGCCTCCAAGTGA